In Vigna unguiculata cultivar IT97K-499-35 chromosome 3, ASM411807v1, whole genome shotgun sequence, a single genomic region encodes these proteins:
- the LOC114176091 gene encoding 40S ribosomal protein S15-4-like, with product MADVEVDVAAGAQPKKRTFKKFSFRGVDLDALLDMSTDELVKLFSARARRRFQRGLTRKPMALIKKLRKAKREAPAGEKPEPVRTHLRNMIIVPEMIGSIIGVYNGKTFNQVEIKPEMIGHYLAEFSISYKPVKHGRPGIGATHSSRFIPLK from the exons ATG GCAGACGTTGAGGTTGATGTGGCGGCAGGAGCACAGCCGAAGAAGAGAACATTCAAGAAGTTCAGTTTCAGAGGCGTGGATCTGGACGCGCTTCTTGACATGTCCACTGATGAACTTGTCAAGCTCTTCAGTGCCCGTGCTCGTAGAAGGTTTCAGAGAGGGCTTACCAGAAAGCCCATGGCCTTGATTAAGAAGCTTCGCAAAGCG AAAAGGGAGGCACCGGCAGGTGAGAAGCCAGAGCCCGTGCGTACTCATCTGCGTAACATGATTATTGTCCCTGAGATGATTGGTAGTATCATTGGAGTGTACAATGGCAAGACCTTCAATCAGGTTGAAATCAAACCCGAAATGATTGGCCATTATCTCGCcgaattttcaatttcatacaAACCTGTCAAGCACGGTAGACCCGGTATTGGTGCCACTCACTCGTCTAGGTTCATTCCTCTCAAGTGA
- the LOC114175306 gene encoding uncharacterized protein LOC114175306, which translates to MHASITKDLEIIGLQMEQQQKTKRGRQEDDDESEKEWYENANNAKRRDVCGMKLMKEVEKEKEKEKEKEGCSSDAWESQLGLGVFDFPWLKDGVRCKSEEYFLGFEDNFSSLLEQEDASSKGSSVGLFETPEEKLEHIAWQPFESEMVEHEAEDVDCIWSSLLKHPL; encoded by the exons atgcatgcttCAATTACAAAGGATCTTGAAATAAT TGGTTTACAAATGGAGCAGCAGCAGAAGACGAAGAGAGGAAGacaagaagatgatgatgagagTGAGAAGGAATGGTATGAGAATGCGAACAACGCAAAGAGAAGAGACGTGTGTGGCATGAAGTTGATGAAGGAGgtggagaaagagaaagagaaggagaaggagaaggagggtTGTTCTTCAGATGCATGGGAATCCCAATTGGGACTTGGGGTGTTTGATTTCCCATGGCTGAAAGATGGTGTGAGGTGTAAATCAGAAGAGTATTTTCTGGGTTTTGAAGAcaatttttcatcattgctGGAACAAGAAGACGCGTCCTCCAAAGGTTCTAGTGTTGGTTTGTTTGAGACTCCAGAAGAGAAGTTGGAGCATATTGCATGGCAGCCATTTGAGAGTGAGATGGTAGAGCACGAAGCAGAAGATGTGGATTGCATTTGGAGCTCTCTTCTCAAACACCCTCTCTGA
- the LOC114175577 gene encoding subtilisin-like protease SBT5.4 → MNFQGLTPILAKDFSSSALFSLHFSNYCTPQLVSRSRISPLQSYIVYLGSHGHGEGATDADFDRVTQAHHEFLQPYVGSFEKAKEAMIYSYTRHINGFAAMLEEEEAADIAEHPEVVSVFLNKLRKLHTTHSWEFMDMKRGNVVPPDSVFRKARYGEDSIIAHLDTGVWPESPSFSDEGMGPIPSRWKGICQHDMTGFRCNRKLIGARYFNKGYLSFLEEAGETKFNKSQNTVRDYEGHGSHTLSTMGGTFVPGASVFGFGNGTAQGGSPKARVVSYKVCWPEFDGGQCADADIMAGLDMAIHDGVDVLSLSLGTGPMDYFEDGLAIGAFHATMKNIPVVCSGGNSGPYPKTVSNIAPWILTVAASTLDREFRSVVRLHNGQRFKGASLAKAMPEDKLYPLINAADAKCGNESVENATLCLSGTIDPEKARGKILVCLRGKSARMDKSAVALNAGAAGMILCNDESTGNGITADPHMLPASQLTYKDGLAIYAYINSTETPLGYIEPPMTELGIKPSPVMAGFSSRGPNTVTSEILKPDITAPGVDIIAAYSGAVSPTDFDYDKRRVPFITMSGTSMSCPHVAGVVGLLRTLYPTWSSAAIKSAIMTTARTKDNTGKPILDVDGENADSFAYGSGHIRPNRAMDPGLVYDLSMNDYLNFLCVTGYNQTQITTFSGAHYRCPEIIKVLDFNYPSITIPKLYATATLTRRLKNVGSPGTYTARLKVPESLSISVEPRVLKFDKIGEEKSYKITVKVTLPGEATAFGGITWSDGKHHVRSPIVVGGVKG, encoded by the exons ATGAATTTTCAG GGCTTGACTCCAATCTTGGCCAAAGATTTCTCGAGCTCAGCTTTGTTTTCGCTCCATTTCTCGAACTATTGCACTCCGCAGTTGGTGTCGAGGTCCCGTATAAGCCCtctccag tctTACATAGTGTACTTGGGATCACATGGGCATGGTGAAGGAGCCACGGATGCTGATTTTGATAGAGTTACACAAGCTCATCATGAGTTCCTTCAACCTTACGTTGGAAG CTTTGAGAAAGCAAAAGAGGCAATGATATACTCTTACACAAGGCACATCAATGGTTTTGCCGCCATGCTGGAAGAGGAAGAAGCGGCTGACATTGCAG AACATCCCGAGGTTGTGTCagttttcttaaacaaattaagaaaactGCACACTACTCATTCATGGGAATTCATGGACATGAAAAGGGGCAATGTAGTTCCCCCCGATTCAGTGTTCAGAAAAGCCAGATATGGTGAAGACAGTATTATTGCGCATCTTGACACTG GTGTATGGCCAGAATCTCCAAGCTTTAGTGATGAGGGGATGGGACCCATACCATCACGGTGGAAAGGAATTTGCCAGCATGATATGACTGGATTCCGTTGCAACAG GAAGCTTATAGGGGCAAGGTACTTCAACAAAGGTTATCTCTCGTTTTTAGAAGAAGCAGgagaaacaaaatttaacaagtCACAGAACACAGTACGGGACTATGAGGGTCATGGATCTCACACACTGTCAACAATGGGAGGAACCTTTGTTCCTGGGGCGAGCGTGTTTGGGTTTGGAAATGGAACTGCCCAAGGTGGCTCTCCTAAGGCCCGGGTTGTTTCTTACAAGGTTTGCTGGCCGGAATTTGATGGCGGTCAGTGCGCCGATGCCGATATCATGGCAGGCTTAGACATGGCCATACATGATGGGGTTGATGTTCTTTCCCTCTCTCTCGGAACGGGTCCTATGGATTACTTTGAAGATGGTTTAGCAATCGGGGCCTTTCATGCTACCATGAAGAACATTCCTGTCGTATGTTCTGGTGGAAATTCCGGACCATATCCTAAAACTGTCTCTAATATTGCACCTTGGATACTAACAGTTGCTGCAAGCACCTTGGACAGAGAGTTTCGCTCTGTTGTTCGTCTCCACAATGGACAACGCTTCAag GGAGCAAGTCTTGCTAAAGCCATGCCGGAAGACAAGCTTTATCCACTCATCAACGCTGCAGATGCAAAATGCGGCAATGAATCAGTTGAAAACGC TACTCTGTGTCTGAGCGGAACAATTGACCCTGAAAAGGCAAGGGGCAAAATATTGGTTTGCCTTAGAGGTAAGAGTGCAAGAATGGATAAGAGTGCGGTTGCTTTGAACGCTGGTGCAGCCGGGATGATTCTTTGTAATGACGAGTCTACTGGCAATGGCATTACTGCTGATCCTCATATGCTTCCTGCATCACAACTTACTTATAAAGATGGTCTTGCTATCTATGCCTATATCAATTCAACTGA GACTCCGTTAGGATATATTGAACCACCCATGACCGAGTTGGGGATAAAGCCTTCTCCAGTCATGGCAGGTTTCTCCTCAAGAGGGCCTAACACAGTCACGTCAGAGATTCTTAAG CCTGATATCACCGCTCCCGGTGTAGACATTATCGCTGCCTACTCAGGAGCTGTTAGCCCGACCGATTTCGATTATGATAAACGCAGGGTTCCTTTTATCACCATGTCTGGAACATCCATGTCTTGTCCTCATGTGGCTGGAGTTGTTGGCCTTCTCAGGACTCTTTATCCTACTTGGAGTTCAGCAGCCATTAAATCTGCAATAATGACAACTG CTAGGACAAAGGACAATACTGGTAAGCCAATTCTTGATGTGGATGGTGAGAACGCAGATTCATTTGCCTATGGGTCTGGCCACATCAGACCAAATCGTGCCATGGATCCCGGGTTGGTGTATGACTTAAGCATGAATGATTACCTAAACTTTCTTTGTGTCACTGGCTATAACCAGACTCAGATAACGACATTCTCTGGTGCACATTATCGTTGCCCTGAAATAATAAAAGTCCTGGATTTCAACTACCCTTCAATTACAATACCAAAACTTTATGCCACAGCTACTTTGACACGGAGGTTGAAAAATGTGGGTTCACCGGGCACTTACACAGCAAGGCTAAAGGTACCAGAAAGTCTTTCCATCTCTGTGGAGCCTCGTGTGttgaaatttgacaaaattgGTGAAGAGAAGAGCTACAAGATAACAGTGAAAGTAACACTACCGGGTGAGGCTACAGCATTTGGAGGCATAACTTGGTCAGATGGGAAACATCATGTCAGGAGTCCAATTGTAGTTGGTGGAGTTAAAGGCTAG
- the LOC114176378 gene encoding uncharacterized protein LOC114176378 → MSCGFSHPLSSCSCGSHNHSVSSPGIVSGSVSGTPHCNCGEIAVLRVARTAKNCGKQFWGCPHYKRSVGEDFKACNYFKWWTEDNGDERDATIARQSQRIRQREKDLIDSEKWLMYLFRIIGLLGLIVIVLSICIVKS, encoded by the exons ATGTCGTGTGGTTTTAGTCATCCATTGTCATCTTGTTCGTGTGGGTCACATAATCACAGTGTTTCTTCTCCTGGTATTGTATCTGGGTCAGTGAGTGGAACACCACATTGCAATTGCGGGGAGATTGCAGTGTTAAGAGTTGCAAGAACAGCGAAGAATTGTGGGAAACAATTTTGGGGGTGCCCTCACTACAAG CGGAGTGTTGGTGAAGATTTCAAAGCCTGCAACTACTTCAAATGGTGGACGGAAGATAATGGGGATGAAAGAGATGCAACCATTGCTAGACAGAGTCAAAGAATACGTCAACGGgagaaagatttgattgattcCGAGAAGTGGTTGATGTACTTGTTTAGGATAATAGGGTTGTTGGGTTTAATTGTGATCGTTCTTTCTATTTGTATTGTTAAAAGTTAG
- the LOC114176374 gene encoding ATP-dependent 6-phosphofructokinase 2: protein MKRHVLTAIFSKSLYKGDSEEELRRYTAMAAFSNSEAESESDLSNLFKPIYLKEVPHLSHYVPNLQTRPNPLDHNPYFNTHHLHDHGFYLTHSDLVLRQIENNPSPFPRFAYHRAGPRKHIHFDPSHVRAAIVTCGGLCPGLNTVIRELVVGLWHLYGVRHIMGITAGYRGFYSSEPLPLNPKLVHHWHNVGGTLLQTSRGGFHLNDIVDAIQNHAFNQVYIIGGDGTMRGAVKIFEEIQRRKLGVAVVGIPKTVDNDVGIIDKSFGFQTAVEMAQQAISAAHVEAESAVNGIGLVKLMGRSTGHIALHATLSSRDVDCCLIPEIDFYLEGKGGLFEFLDQRLKENGHAVIVVAEGAGQDIIPRTDSQKEERDESGNLVFLDVGVWLKSELNNWWAREHPHELFTVKYIDPTYMIRAVHANASDNLYCTLLAHSAIHGVMAGYTGFVTGPINGNYAYIPLEDVAQANNPVDTKDHKWSWVRSVTNQPDFVRT from the exons ATGAAGCGCCACGTACTCACCGCCATTTTTTCAAAATCACTCTACAAAGGAGACTCAGAAGAAGAACTGAGAAGATACACAGCCATGGCTGCATTTTCCAACTCAGAAGCAGAATCAGAATCAGACCTATCCAACTTGTTCAAACCCATATACCTGAAAGAGGTGCCTCATCTCAGCCACTATGTTCCGAACCTCCAAACACGCCCTAACCCGTTGGATCACAACCCCTACTTCAACACCCACCATCTGCATGATCATGGTTTCTACCTTACTCATTCCGACCTCGTACTCCGCCAGATCGAAAACAACCCCTCTCCCTTTCCCCGCTTCGCCTACCACCGCGCCGGTCCCCGCAAGCACATCCACTTCGACCCTTCCCATGTCCGCGCCGCCATTGTCACCTGCGGGGGTCTCTGCCCGGGCCTTAACACCGTCATCAGAGAGCTTGTAGTGGGTTTGTGGCACCTCTATGGCGTCCGTCATATTATGGGCATCACCGCTGGGTACAGAGGGTTTTACTCCTCCGAGCCACTCCCCCTCAACCCCAAACTTGTTCACCATTGGCACAACGTCGGTGGCACACTCCTCCAGACATCCAGAGGCGGTTTTCACCTCAATGACATCGTCGACGCCATCCAAAATCACGCCTTCAATCAG GTGTACATTATAGGAGGAGATGGGACTATGAGAGGTGCAGTCAAGATATTTGAAGAAATACAGCGTCGCAAACTGGGAGTTGCAGTTGTTGGAATTCCTAAAACTGTGGATAATGATGTGGGAATAATTGACAAATCTTTTGGATTCCAAACAGCTGTTGAAATGGCTCAGCAAGCAATCAGTGCTGCTCATGTGGAGGCCGAGAGTGCAGTGAACGGCATAGGCCTGGTCAAGTTGATGGGTCGAAGCACAGGCCACATTGCTCTACATGCAACTCTCAGCAGCCGCGATGTTGATTGCTGTTTAATTCCCGAAATAGATTTCTACCTGGAAGGGAAAGGAGGGCTCTTTGAGTTTCTTGACCAGAGACTGAAGGAAAATGGACATGCCGTGATTGTGGTTGCTGAGGGTGCTGGCCAGGACATAATCCCCAGAACCGATTCACAGAAGGAAGAACGAGATGAATCAGGGAACTTGGTGTTCTTAGATGTTGGTGTATGGTTGAAGTCAGAGCTAAATAACTGGTGGGCAAGGGAACACCCCCATGAGTTATTTACGGTGAAGTACATTGATCCTACGTACATGATCCGTGCAGTGCACGCAAATGCCTCTGATAACTTGTATTGTACACTCCTAGCACACTCTGCAATCCACGGTGTTATGGCAGGGTATACTGGATTTGTTACTGGTCCCATTAATGGAAACTATGCATACATTCCCTTGGAGGATGTGGCGCAGGCAAATAACCCGGTTGATACCAAAGATCATAAATGGTCGTGGGTGAGATCTGTCACCAACCAACCTGATTTTGTAAGGACTTAG
- the LOC114178244 gene encoding probable galacturonosyltransferase 4 yields the protein MVTTRNIVLLLLSITVVAPIVLYTERLGTFNYPFAEQEFIEAVTAFAVNAADSGHLNLLPQEFSAALEEPSEVVHIEDTTNTKNLPRGFLFSKPGEHASARVLSATNEEGQTIGENPIKLVTDGIKRGNQSSNLEKYDTTGDSVNGEDAIDVDDNEGKLAKSFDASDQASETMDTKQEQQHTESSGQITKKGPSSLETDKHNDLKPADARLRQLKDQLIQAKVFLSLQVIRNIPHITRELRLRVKEVSRTLGDATKDSDLPRNANERMKAMEQTLLKGRQVQNDCASAVKKLRAMLHSTEEQLRVHKKQTMFLSQLIAKTLPKGLHCLPLRLTSEYYSLNTSQQQFPNQQKLEDPQLYHYAIFSDNILATAVVVNSTVSHAKDTSKHVFHIVTDRLNYAAMRMWFLVNPPRKATIQVQNIEDFTWLNSSYSPVLKQLGSPTMIDFYFKTQRANSDSNLKFRNPKYLSILNHLRFYLPEIFPKLNKVLFLDDDIVVQKDLTGLWSIDLKGNVNGAVETCQQSFHRFDRYLNFSNPLIAKNFDPRACGWAYGMNIFDLVQWKKQNITEVYHNWQKLNEDRQLWKLGTLPPGLITFWKRTFPLHRSWHVLGLGYNPNTNQKEIERAAVIHYNGNMKPWLEITIPKFRGYWTKYVDHDLVYLRECNINA from the exons ATGGTAACCACCAGAAATATTGTGTTGCTGCTGCTTTCTATTACTGTTGTTGCTCCGATTGTGCTCTACACTGAACGTCTTGGCACATTCAACTATCCCTTTG CTGAGCAGGAGTTTATTGAAGCTGTAACTGCTTTT GCCGTCAATGCAGCAGATTCTGGCCATTTGAATCTCCTGCCCCAG GAATTTTCTGCTGCCCTTGAGGAACCAAGTGAGGTTGTACATATCGAGGACACTACAAACACAAAGAATTTGCCTCGTG GCTTTCTCTTTTCCAAACCGGGGGAGCATGCATCTGCGAGGGTATTGTCAGCTACAAATGAGGAAGGTCAAACTATAGGTGAGAACCCCATCAAACTGGTGACCGATGGAATTAAGAGAGGAAATCAAAGCAGCAACCTGGAGAAATATGATACAACCGGTGATAGTGTAAATGGGGAAGATGCTATTGATGTTGATGACAATGAAGGGAAACTAGCTAAATCTTTTGATGCTTCTGATCAAGCATCTGAAACCATG GACACTAAGCAGGAGCAACAGCATACTGAATCTTCTGGTCAAATAACTAAGAAAGGACCCTCATCATTGGAAACTGATAAGCATAATGACCTAAAACCAGCTGATGCTCGACTGAGACAACTAAAAGATCAGCTCATCCAGGCCAAGGTATTTCTTTCCCTTCAGGTAATAAGGAACATTCCCCATATCACTCGAGAGCTTCGATTACGGGTGAAGGAAGTCTCACGAACACTGGGAGATGCAACCAAAGATTCTGATTTACCAAGGAA TGCAAATGAGAGAATGAAGGCAATGGAGCAAACATTGCTAAAAGGAAGGCAAGTTCAAAATGATTGTGCTTCTGCTGTGAAGAAGCTTAGGGCTATGCTCCACTCAACAGAGGAGCAGCTTCGTGTGCACAAGAAGCAGACCATGTTCTTATCACAGTTGATAGCAAAAACATTGCCTAAAGGTCTCCATTGTCTTCCATTGCGCCTTACATCTGAGTATTATAGCTTGAATACTTCTCAGCAACAATTCCCAAACCAACAGAAGTTAGAAGACCCTCAACTATACCATTATGCTATATTTTCAGACAACATATTGGCAACAGCTGTTGTTGTGAATTCTACTGTTTCCCATGCCAAG GACACCTCAAAACATGTTTTCCACATCGTCACTGATAGGCTCAATTATGCGGCAATGAGGATGTGGTTTTTGGTGAATCCACCACGGAAGGCAACCATTCAAGTTCAGAACATTGAAGACTTTACATGGTTGAATTCGAGTTACAGTCCAGTTCTTAAGCAGTTGGGTTCTCCTACTATGATAGATTTTTACTTTAAGACTCAACGGGCAAATTCTGATTCGAACTTAAAGTTCCGGAATCCgaaatatttatctatattgAACCACCTTCGTTTCTACCTGCCTGAGATCTTTCCAAAGCTCAACAAAGTGTTATTCTTAGATGATGATATAGTTGTGCAGAAGGATCTGACAGGTCTTTGGTCAATTGATTTGAAGGGCAATGTTAATGGTGCAGTAGAAACTTGTCAACAAAGTTTCCATCGTTTTGATCGCTATCTCAATTTCTCAAATCCTCTTATTGCAAAGAATTTTGATCCTCGTGCATGTGGATGGGCATACGGCATGAATATTTTTGATTTGGTTCAATGGAAGAAGCAAAACATCACCGAGGTGTACCACAATTGGCAGAAGCTG AATGAAGATAGACAACTGTGGAAGCTAGGAACACTGCCACCAGGTCTTATAACATTCTGGAAACGCACTTTTCCACTGCACCGTTCTTGGCATGTCTTAGGTCTAGGCTACAACCCCAATACCAACCAAAAGGAAATTGAACGGGCTGCTGTTATACACTACAATGGAAACATGAAACCATGGCTTGAGATCACTATTCCCAAGTTTCGAGGTTATTGGACAAAATATGTTGACCATGATCTTGTGTATTTGCGAGAATGCAACATCAATGCATAG